The following coding sequences are from one Desulfosporosinus orientis DSM 765 window:
- a CDS encoding DUF47 domain-containing protein — protein MGKENFWEKLFPVKYDFYQMIGMQAEISAKVTASLDAWIRNHSEESYRQLLQEAETADQLRFDMESKLIEAFATPFDRQDIYSLSNDMDKIVEYAKSTLLEIEAFEVKVDSVIQNMLQQLTSGTDNLAEAISLLKEDPLQAQLQIRNIRQVQQSIEEEYRAGMALLFKNPDPMLALIYREVYHHIKDAEVSLGYTADTLHRIIMRLA, from the coding sequence ATGGGTAAGGAAAATTTTTGGGAAAAATTATTCCCTGTTAAATACGATTTTTACCAAATGATCGGAATGCAGGCGGAGATTTCCGCTAAAGTTACGGCCAGCCTGGATGCTTGGATTCGCAATCATTCTGAAGAAAGTTACCGTCAACTCTTGCAGGAGGCGGAGACTGCGGACCAACTGCGCTTTGATATGGAAAGCAAACTGATTGAAGCTTTTGCGACGCCCTTTGACCGGCAGGATATTTATTCCCTTTCCAACGATATGGATAAAATCGTGGAATATGCCAAATCAACACTGCTGGAAATAGAAGCCTTTGAAGTTAAGGTGGATTCGGTGATCCAAAATATGCTGCAGCAATTAACCTCAGGAACGGATAACCTAGCTGAGGCAATCAGTCTGCTAAAAGAAGACCCTCTTCAAGCGCAGCTTCAGATCAGAAATATCCGCCAAGTTCAGCAAAGCATAGAGGAGGAATACAGAGCAGGGATGGCGTTGTTATTCAAGAACCCAGATCCCATGCTTGCCTTGATATACAGGGAGGTTTACCACCATATCAAAGATGCCGAGGTTTCCCTGGGTTATACAGCCGATACTTTACACAGGATTATTATGAGGCTGGCTTGA
- a CDS encoding universal stress protein, whose protein sequence is MLKVINKILVPTDGSEYSKHALAAALQYAEQYQSKIKLIHVVHQPISSMTVSAEIYSFSLTEEQINEIGNTIMEKTLVGNDISKVSIEKEISEGYPATVILDEIKEGIDLVVMGTSGHGPLAGALIGSVTQRVLADATCPVLIVK, encoded by the coding sequence ATGCTAAAAGTGATCAACAAAATACTGGTCCCTACTGACGGTTCTGAATATTCAAAGCATGCCCTAGCCGCCGCGCTTCAATATGCTGAACAGTATCAATCAAAAATCAAACTGATCCATGTTGTACATCAACCAATTTCGAGTATGACTGTAAGTGCAGAAATCTATAGTTTTTCTTTGACGGAAGAACAAATTAATGAAATCGGCAACACTATCATGGAAAAGACACTGGTTGGAAATGATATAAGCAAAGTTTCCATCGAGAAAGAAATTTCAGAGGGTTATCCTGCAACTGTAATTCTTGATGAAATCAAAGAAGGAATTGATCTTGTTGTCATGGGAACCAGTGGCCACGGCCCGCTTGCCGGCGCTTTAATCGGAAGCGTAACCCAGCGAGTTCTTGCCGATGCCACTTGTCCTGTACTTATCGTTAAGTAA
- the pylSn gene encoding pyrrolysine--tRNA(Pyl) ligase small subunit, which translates to MSQAALREKKRYYRKNVDFCNLVEKIKLWPSRSGKLHGIKSMTRRGDRAEIVTHCNRRFIIYNSRHSRAARWLRNKWYISVCPICKVPEWKIQKYTSTVMNQHYGAHL; encoded by the coding sequence ATGTCCCAAGCGGCCCTTAGAGAAAAGAAAAGGTATTATCGCAAAAACGTAGATTTCTGTAATTTAGTAGAAAAAATTAAACTATGGCCTTCCCGTAGCGGTAAATTGCATGGAATCAAGTCTATGACCCGGAGAGGGGATAGGGCAGAGATTGTAACTCACTGTAACCGGCGCTTTATTATCTACAATTCTAGGCATAGCCGGGCAGCCCGTTGGCTGAGGAATAAATGGTATATAAGTGTTTGCCCGATATGTAAGGTCCCGGAATGGAAGATCCAGAAGTATACATCGACGGTGATGAATCAACATTATGGAGCACATCTATAA
- a CDS encoding inorganic phosphate transporter produces the protein MKISAIDLLFILVIVINLFFTLTNGLHDASSVVATLITCGAASPVQAILMAAVCGFAGAVTGGSAVANTVSGIVNVPADNTLLMALLAAMMGAVAWNIITWKLGFPSSSTHALVGGLIGAVWTARGADSVLWGWHELITSGHQLTGMMKILAGLMFSPLLGFITAFILQRLTKILFRNAKYTLNTWLKRIQWIIAALLAYSHGANDTQKTVGIIVLAMSSAGFLNGLSNVILIKALAGALMFAGTLLGGWPIMRTIGRGIYTIRPLHSLNSQLSSGGSLILATLLGAPVSTTHVVVGSVVGVGAADEYRMVNWNIGKEILIAWCITIPASAISAAIFYLLLQGIG, from the coding sequence ATGAAAATCTCCGCCATCGATTTGCTTTTTATCCTAGTAATTGTCATAAATTTGTTTTTCACCTTGACCAACGGGCTGCATGACGCCAGTTCGGTTGTGGCGACATTGATTACGTGCGGGGCCGCCAGTCCGGTTCAGGCGATCCTAATGGCGGCGGTCTGCGGGTTCGCCGGAGCTGTGACTGGTGGCAGCGCAGTAGCCAATACTGTTTCGGGAATCGTCAATGTACCGGCGGATAACACGCTGCTCATGGCGCTGTTGGCAGCCATGATGGGAGCGGTAGCATGGAATATTATCACCTGGAAGCTCGGCTTCCCATCCAGTTCCACACACGCTTTAGTCGGGGGATTAATTGGAGCGGTCTGGACAGCCCGGGGTGCAGATTCCGTTTTATGGGGCTGGCATGAGCTGATAACTTCCGGTCATCAGCTGACCGGAATGATGAAAATCCTGGCAGGATTGATGTTTTCGCCCCTTTTGGGGTTTATCACGGCTTTCATCCTTCAGCGCTTAACCAAAATCCTGTTCAGAAATGCCAAATATACGTTGAATACCTGGCTGAAAAGGATTCAATGGATTATCGCCGCATTATTGGCTTACAGTCATGGCGCCAACGACACCCAAAAAACCGTCGGGATTATCGTCTTGGCAATGTCTTCTGCCGGATTTTTGAACGGACTGTCTAATGTCATCCTGATTAAGGCTTTGGCCGGAGCGCTTATGTTTGCGGGCACACTTCTGGGAGGATGGCCGATCATGCGGACTATCGGGAGAGGAATTTACACGATTCGCCCGCTCCATAGTCTGAATTCCCAGTTATCCTCGGGGGGGAGCCTTATTTTAGCCACATTGCTCGGTGCGCCTGTTTCCACCACCCATGTGGTGGTTGGCAGCGTAGTGGGGGTTGGCGCCGCCGATGAATACCGGATGGTCAATTGGAATATCGGCAAAGAGATTCTGATTGCTTGGTGCATCACCATACCGGCGTCCGCTATTTCAGCTGCTATTTTCTATTTACTTCTGCAAGGGATTGGGTAA
- the tlp gene encoding small acid-soluble spore protein Tlp codes for MPKPDDRSDNEERLQDHIDHTFANLRKSEHYLDEHSDEISEDERQAIEAKNDRRRESIDYFIAEKKDEARG; via the coding sequence TTGCCCAAACCAGATGATCGGTCAGATAATGAGGAGCGCCTCCAGGATCATATCGACCACACTTTTGCGAATTTGCGTAAATCAGAGCATTACTTAGATGAGCATTCAGACGAGATTTCAGAGGATGAAAGGCAGGCTATTGAAGCTAAAAATGATCGGCGCAGAGAAAGTATTGATTATTTCATAGCAGAAAAAAAGGATGAAGCTCGAGGTTAA
- the pylB gene encoding methylornithine synthase PylB, with amino-acid sequence MQDFNIDGILDKARQEISLSREEILRLLDITSEKELGKVSQVARELRERYFENKVFFYGFVYFSTYCRNDCTFCLYRKSNRNYPRYRKTREEIVTAAQCLVNSGVHLLDLTMGEDPLYYHSIHGFDDLLEMVKELKKETKTPIMISPGVVSPEVLRKFKEAGADWYACYQETHNKTLYQGLRIEQSYDERMNRKIQAKEMGYLIEEGFLAGVGDTNEDMADSILTMTRMGADQVRVMSFVPQKNTPLANWKTNSPFRELLIIAVMRMVMPDRLIPASLDVDGLKGLEQRLNSGANVITSIIPPAVGMAGVSQSTLDIDDGNRSMEKVLPVLKANRLEAATAGSYQAWVNFRKAHIPSPVKGVHR; translated from the coding sequence ATGCAGGATTTTAATATAGACGGGATTCTCGACAAGGCGAGACAGGAAATTTCCCTTAGCCGTGAGGAAATCTTGAGATTATTAGATATAACCTCAGAAAAGGAATTAGGTAAAGTTTCACAAGTAGCCAGGGAGCTTCGTGAACGGTATTTTGAGAATAAAGTATTCTTTTATGGCTTTGTATATTTTTCTACATACTGTCGGAACGATTGTACCTTTTGTCTCTACCGAAAATCCAATAGAAATTATCCTCGTTATAGAAAAACCAGGGAAGAAATCGTGACGGCTGCACAATGTTTGGTTAATTCCGGAGTGCACCTTTTAGACCTGACAATGGGGGAGGATCCCCTGTATTATCATTCAATTCATGGATTCGATGATCTTTTGGAAATGGTTAAAGAGCTAAAAAAAGAAACCAAAACACCGATTATGATTTCTCCGGGGGTCGTTTCTCCGGAGGTTCTTCGGAAATTCAAAGAAGCCGGTGCCGACTGGTATGCATGTTATCAGGAAACTCACAATAAGACCCTTTATCAGGGATTACGAATTGAGCAGAGTTATGATGAACGGATGAACCGAAAGATCCAGGCTAAAGAAATGGGGTACCTAATCGAAGAAGGATTCCTGGCCGGAGTTGGTGATACCAATGAAGATATGGCAGATTCTATTCTGACTATGACAAGAATGGGAGCGGACCAAGTTCGGGTTATGAGTTTTGTTCCTCAGAAAAATACACCCCTGGCAAATTGGAAAACCAATTCTCCTTTTCGCGAGTTGCTGATCATTGCTGTCATGCGTATGGTTATGCCCGATCGCTTGATTCCTGCATCTCTGGATGTGGATGGTTTAAAGGGGTTGGAACAACGGCTGAATTCCGGAGCAAACGTGATCACATCAATCATTCCGCCTGCGGTGGGTATGGCCGGAGTATCTCAAAGTACTCTGGATATTGATGACGGAAACCGGTCGATGGAGAAGGTGCTCCCAGTTCTGAAGGCCAACAGGCTGGAAGCTGCAACAGCCGGAAGCTATCAAGCCTGGGTGAACTTTCGTAAAGCCCACATCCCTTCCCCGGTGAAAGGTGTGCATAGATAA